The proteins below are encoded in one region of Lepisosteus oculatus isolate fLepOcu1 chromosome 10, fLepOcu1.hap2, whole genome shotgun sequence:
- the ldlrad4a gene encoding low-density lipoprotein receptor class A domain-containing protein 4 isoform X1, which yields MQEADFQATNAFTECKFPCTNGKCLNLGSLICNQLNDCGDNSDEENCPMVTQHPPPGIFNSELEFVQIIIIIVVMTVMVVVIICLLNHYKLSTWSFINRQSQGRRREETLQPEGCLWPSDNSVSRQGPSEVMYAPQSRERFTAPSFMHRDRFSRFQPTYPYLQHEIDLPPTISLSDGEEPPPYQGPCTLQLRDPEQQMELNRESVRAPPNRTIFDSDLIDIGPHSGGPRPPSSNSGISATNSSSHGRMEGPPPTYTEVMGHYPGSSFFLHQHSNSPPSALRAGSRTAQPSHPESTTVTVKAEESQRGNLV from the exons agTGCAAATTCCCCTGCACCAATGGCAAATGCTTGAATCTTGGCTCATTAATCTGCAATCAACTGAATGACTGTGGGGATAACAGCGACGAAGAGAATTGTCCAATGGTAACTCAGCACCCACCTCCTGGCATCTTCAACT CTGAACTGGAGTTTGTTCAGATAATCATTATAATCGTGGTGATGACAGTGATGGTTGTCGTGATCATCTGCTTGCTGAATCACTATAAGCTTTCCACGTGGTCATTCATCAACAGACAGAGCCAAGGCAGGAGACGCGAGGAGACACTGCAGCCG GAGGGGTGCCTGTGGCCATCGGACAATTCTGTTTCAAGGCAGGGACCTTCAGAG GTGATGTAcgccccacagtccagagagagGTTCACCGCGCCGTCGTTTATGCACAGGGATCGATTCAGCCGCTTCCAGCCCACCTACCCCTACCTGCAGCACGAGATCGACCTGCCGCCCACCATCTCGCTGTCGGACGGAGAGGAGCCGCCGCCCTACCAGGGGCCCTGCACCCTGCAGCTGAGGGACCCCGAGCAGCAGATGGAGCTCAACAGGGAGTCGGTCCGGGCGCCGCCCAACAGGACCATATTTGACAGCGACTTGATCGACATCGGCCCGCACAGCGGGGGGCCGCGGCCGCCGAGCAGCAACTCGGGCATCAGCGCCACCAACTCCAGCAGCCACGGCCGGATGGAGGGGCCCCCGCCCACCTACACGGAGGTCATGGGGCACTACCCGGGCTCCTCGTTCTTTCTTCACCAGCACAGCAATAGTCCTCCTTCAGCGCTGCGGGCCGGAAGCCGGACAGCTCAGCCGAGCCATCCCGAGAGCACAACGGTCACCGTCAAAGCCGAGGAAAGCCAGCGGGGCAACCTGGTGTGA
- the ldlrad4a gene encoding low-density lipoprotein receptor class A domain-containing protein 4 isoform X2: protein MQNLTARASPVNANSNVICSCNCSGSQRQGMEISELEFVQIIIIIVVMTVMVVVIICLLNHYKLSTWSFINRQSQGRRREETLQPEGCLWPSDNSVSRQGPSEVMYAPQSRERFTAPSFMHRDRFSRFQPTYPYLQHEIDLPPTISLSDGEEPPPYQGPCTLQLRDPEQQMELNRESVRAPPNRTIFDSDLIDIGPHSGGPRPPSSNSGISATNSSSHGRMEGPPPTYTEVMGHYPGSSFFLHQHSNSPPSALRAGSRTAQPSHPESTTVTVKAEESQRGNLV, encoded by the exons ATGCAAAACCTAACGGCCCGGGCCAGCCCCGTCAACGCCAACTCCAATGTCATTTGCTCCTGCAACTGCTCTGGTTCCCAGCGCCAGGGGATGGAGATAT CTGAACTGGAGTTTGTTCAGATAATCATTATAATCGTGGTGATGACAGTGATGGTTGTCGTGATCATCTGCTTGCTGAATCACTATAAGCTTTCCACGTGGTCATTCATCAACAGACAGAGCCAAGGCAGGAGACGCGAGGAGACACTGCAGCCG GAGGGGTGCCTGTGGCCATCGGACAATTCTGTTTCAAGGCAGGGACCTTCAGAG GTGATGTAcgccccacagtccagagagagGTTCACCGCGCCGTCGTTTATGCACAGGGATCGATTCAGCCGCTTCCAGCCCACCTACCCCTACCTGCAGCACGAGATCGACCTGCCGCCCACCATCTCGCTGTCGGACGGAGAGGAGCCGCCGCCCTACCAGGGGCCCTGCACCCTGCAGCTGAGGGACCCCGAGCAGCAGATGGAGCTCAACAGGGAGTCGGTCCGGGCGCCGCCCAACAGGACCATATTTGACAGCGACTTGATCGACATCGGCCCGCACAGCGGGGGGCCGCGGCCGCCGAGCAGCAACTCGGGCATCAGCGCCACCAACTCCAGCAGCCACGGCCGGATGGAGGGGCCCCCGCCCACCTACACGGAGGTCATGGGGCACTACCCGGGCTCCTCGTTCTTTCTTCACCAGCACAGCAATAGTCCTCCTTCAGCGCTGCGGGCCGGAAGCCGGACAGCTCAGCCGAGCCATCCCGAGAGCACAACGGTCACCGTCAAAGCCGAGGAAAGCCAGCGGGGCAACCTGGTGTGA
- the ldlrad4a gene encoding low-density lipoprotein receptor class A domain-containing protein 4 isoform X3 — protein sequence MSVRDQGNVTARKVAQLSHPLLEKAELEFVQIIIIIVVMTVMVVVIICLLNHYKLSTWSFINRQSQGRRREETLQPEGCLWPSDNSVSRQGPSEVMYAPQSRERFTAPSFMHRDRFSRFQPTYPYLQHEIDLPPTISLSDGEEPPPYQGPCTLQLRDPEQQMELNRESVRAPPNRTIFDSDLIDIGPHSGGPRPPSSNSGISATNSSSHGRMEGPPPTYTEVMGHYPGSSFFLHQHSNSPPSALRAGSRTAQPSHPESTTVTVKAEESQRGNLV from the exons ATGTCGGTGAGAGACCAGGGAAATGTTACTGCCAGAAAGGTTGCCCAGCTCAGTCACCCATTGCTGGAGAAAG CTGAACTGGAGTTTGTTCAGATAATCATTATAATCGTGGTGATGACAGTGATGGTTGTCGTGATCATCTGCTTGCTGAATCACTATAAGCTTTCCACGTGGTCATTCATCAACAGACAGAGCCAAGGCAGGAGACGCGAGGAGACACTGCAGCCG GAGGGGTGCCTGTGGCCATCGGACAATTCTGTTTCAAGGCAGGGACCTTCAGAG GTGATGTAcgccccacagtccagagagagGTTCACCGCGCCGTCGTTTATGCACAGGGATCGATTCAGCCGCTTCCAGCCCACCTACCCCTACCTGCAGCACGAGATCGACCTGCCGCCCACCATCTCGCTGTCGGACGGAGAGGAGCCGCCGCCCTACCAGGGGCCCTGCACCCTGCAGCTGAGGGACCCCGAGCAGCAGATGGAGCTCAACAGGGAGTCGGTCCGGGCGCCGCCCAACAGGACCATATTTGACAGCGACTTGATCGACATCGGCCCGCACAGCGGGGGGCCGCGGCCGCCGAGCAGCAACTCGGGCATCAGCGCCACCAACTCCAGCAGCCACGGCCGGATGGAGGGGCCCCCGCCCACCTACACGGAGGTCATGGGGCACTACCCGGGCTCCTCGTTCTTTCTTCACCAGCACAGCAATAGTCCTCCTTCAGCGCTGCGGGCCGGAAGCCGGACAGCTCAGCCGAGCCATCCCGAGAGCACAACGGTCACCGTCAAAGCCGAGGAAAGCCAGCGGGGCAACCTGGTGTGA
- the ldlrad4a gene encoding low-density lipoprotein receptor class A domain-containing protein 4 isoform X4, with protein MTVMVVVIICLLNHYKLSTWSFINRQSQGRRREETLQPEGCLWPSDNSVSRQGPSEVMYAPQSRERFTAPSFMHRDRFSRFQPTYPYLQHEIDLPPTISLSDGEEPPPYQGPCTLQLRDPEQQMELNRESVRAPPNRTIFDSDLIDIGPHSGGPRPPSSNSGISATNSSSHGRMEGPPPTYTEVMGHYPGSSFFLHQHSNSPPSALRAGSRTAQPSHPESTTVTVKAEESQRGNLV; from the exons ATGACAGTGATGGTTGTCGTGATCATCTGCTTGCTGAATCACTATAAGCTTTCCACGTGGTCATTCATCAACAGACAGAGCCAAGGCAGGAGACGCGAGGAGACACTGCAGCCG GAGGGGTGCCTGTGGCCATCGGACAATTCTGTTTCAAGGCAGGGACCTTCAGAG GTGATGTAcgccccacagtccagagagagGTTCACCGCGCCGTCGTTTATGCACAGGGATCGATTCAGCCGCTTCCAGCCCACCTACCCCTACCTGCAGCACGAGATCGACCTGCCGCCCACCATCTCGCTGTCGGACGGAGAGGAGCCGCCGCCCTACCAGGGGCCCTGCACCCTGCAGCTGAGGGACCCCGAGCAGCAGATGGAGCTCAACAGGGAGTCGGTCCGGGCGCCGCCCAACAGGACCATATTTGACAGCGACTTGATCGACATCGGCCCGCACAGCGGGGGGCCGCGGCCGCCGAGCAGCAACTCGGGCATCAGCGCCACCAACTCCAGCAGCCACGGCCGGATGGAGGGGCCCCCGCCCACCTACACGGAGGTCATGGGGCACTACCCGGGCTCCTCGTTCTTTCTTCACCAGCACAGCAATAGTCCTCCTTCAGCGCTGCGGGCCGGAAGCCGGACAGCTCAGCCGAGCCATCCCGAGAGCACAACGGTCACCGTCAAAGCCGAGGAAAGCCAGCGGGGCAACCTGGTGTGA